One window of Leifsonia sp. AK011 genomic DNA carries:
- a CDS encoding HtaA domain-containing protein yields the protein MSHASVRSRTLAASLSLALVLGGSLVATQVQPAFADAAPVVTVTPSADVDPAIENTFTVSGTGFTGDGAANGVYVLLGSATTWTAGTPLPGTGWIAQTWVPSIVDGAFTTTITAPAASMDATGSYVIATSAAHGLSQTDRTLDTSTAITLAAPAPDPEPQPDPDPEPQPDPDPQPDPDPQPEPDPDPVPSEPTIAVSKTEGLSPAGETVTITGTGFAPHAPETTGTRPPLAGQFGGAYVVFGKFPDTWKPSAGVSSSLRKVGAQKWVVEQSSLASLGSQSSLGVPINADGSFTLELTVAPGYNGEPATGNYGIYTYPGSGAAYAPFETYTPVSFAAPTATTTTLTSDPASSVPTGGSVTLTATVSPAAAGSVTFADGETVLGTSPVASGIATVVADGLSKSTHNFSAVFTPTNPLAWATSTGTLALPVGVPVPTISVSKTTGLSAGETITVSGTGFDPQPPATTGTRPPLANQFGGAYVVFGKFPDNWKPSAGVSSSQRKVGTQKWVVNPESLASLGSQSSLGVPINPDGSFTLELTVTPGYAGEPETGNYGVYTYPGSGAAYAPFETYTPISFAPTPQVTVSKTAGLTSGETITVSGTGFDPQPPATTGTRPPLANQFGGAYVVFGKFPDNWKPSAGVSSSQRKVGTQKWVVNPESIASLGSQSSLGVPINPDGTFTLELTVSQGFAGEPELGNYGIYTYPGSGASYAPFETYTPISFAVSATTIDLTAEPAVGLVDGQTTTLTATVSPASAAGSVTFSDGTTELGTVAVASGVASLETPGLSSGTHQFEAVFTPTNPLAFTGSTGELVVDVASPNLSNPLTWGVKQSFREYVEGPIAHGTITTAGAGREGGRFVFGSSAGGTFDGATGTGTAKYAGSVRFQGHGGILDLTLSDPIVDVTSASSAVLLVSIDGEPHVPFANLNLAAGTRSTTSSTLTWAGVPASLTEQGAGAFSLGGSPFYEVGSALDPVTFVISAVVPDPPKATTLSLAASPSTAVSGATVTLTATVAPANSGTVRFYSGSALLGSRSVTSSATASLSFTAGAVGTTTLRAEFAPASTAYLPSTASVEYTITAPPPPTVASGALRWGVKDSFRSYITGGIAKGSITTSGAGFEGGEFVFGQSTGGTFSAETGVGTSNYSGSVRFSGHDGLLELALSNPIVRVDSASSGVLLVSVNGSAPVAFATLDLSAGVRSTPGNAVAWSGVPATLTAAGSSAFSYQGSTFYAPGTQLDPVTFIVGAPSSAGTSGGSGATIAAYAGERQPASTPPATDGLTVLNAEKLVAGGEITVSGKGFESNEEEILVVIYSEPLVLARDASADANGLATWTGRLPGDLTGKHTITLQGSINLGAEIEIAPRITAAAAGCAVSDAQLSWGFKESFRSYISGSIANGEWTVAGGATYETPLFGWSDGDGSYDAETAEGTVTFPGSITFTGHGGILNTTVSNPTLQFVDATTAILLLDVSGTTQEGEPVDEPAVEFVELDLSGTSVLADDILTITDAPAVLLPAGAAAFGTYETGEEFDPVSVQFALDPECASAAPTPEAEATAGGQPPVSTDATAPWWVWVLGALLILAIIAAVIAIVLGRRRRA from the coding sequence GTGAGTCACGCCTCCGTCCGCTCCCGGACGCTCGCAGCATCCCTGTCCCTCGCACTCGTTCTCGGCGGCAGCCTTGTCGCGACGCAGGTCCAACCCGCGTTCGCCGACGCCGCGCCCGTCGTCACGGTCACCCCCTCGGCGGACGTCGATCCGGCCATCGAGAACACCTTCACGGTGTCCGGCACCGGATTCACCGGGGATGGCGCGGCCAACGGCGTCTACGTTCTGCTGGGCTCCGCGACCACCTGGACGGCGGGCACCCCGCTCCCCGGAACCGGATGGATCGCCCAGACCTGGGTGCCGTCGATCGTCGACGGTGCATTCACCACCACGATCACCGCCCCGGCGGCGTCGATGGATGCCACGGGCAGCTACGTCATCGCGACCTCCGCGGCCCACGGGCTCTCGCAGACCGACCGCACCCTCGACACCTCGACGGCGATCACTCTCGCTGCCCCGGCCCCCGATCCCGAGCCCCAGCCCGACCCGGACCCCGAGCCGCAGCCGGATCCGGACCCGCAGCCCGATCCGGACCCGCAGCCTGAGCCCGACCCGGACCCCGTACCGTCCGAGCCCACCATCGCCGTCTCCAAGACCGAGGGGCTCTCGCCCGCCGGTGAGACCGTCACGATCACGGGAACGGGTTTCGCCCCGCACGCCCCGGAGACCACGGGCACCCGCCCGCCGCTGGCGGGCCAGTTCGGTGGCGCCTACGTTGTGTTCGGTAAGTTCCCGGACACCTGGAAGCCGAGCGCCGGTGTCTCCTCGAGCCTGCGCAAGGTCGGCGCCCAGAAGTGGGTCGTCGAGCAGTCGAGTCTTGCGTCACTCGGCTCGCAGTCGAGCCTCGGAGTGCCGATCAACGCGGACGGCTCCTTCACGCTGGAGCTCACGGTCGCCCCCGGATACAACGGTGAACCCGCGACGGGCAACTACGGCATCTACACCTACCCGGGCAGTGGTGCGGCCTACGCCCCCTTCGAGACCTACACCCCCGTCTCGTTCGCTGCGCCGACAGCGACCACCACGACCCTCACGTCCGACCCGGCGTCGAGCGTCCCCACCGGGGGCTCGGTCACGCTGACCGCCACGGTCAGCCCCGCAGCGGCTGGTTCGGTGACGTTCGCGGACGGTGAGACCGTGCTCGGCACGAGCCCCGTGGCATCCGGTATCGCCACCGTCGTGGCGGACGGACTCTCGAAGTCGACACACAACTTCAGCGCGGTGTTCACGCCCACCAACCCGCTCGCGTGGGCCACCTCCACGGGAACTCTCGCGTTGCCCGTCGGCGTGCCCGTCCCCACGATCTCGGTCTCGAAGACCACCGGCCTTTCGGCCGGTGAGACCATCACTGTCTCGGGCACGGGCTTCGACCCGCAGCCGCCCGCGACGACGGGCACCCGCCCGCCGCTGGCAAACCAGTTCGGTGGCGCGTACGTGGTCTTCGGTAAGTTCCCCGACAACTGGAAGCCGAGCGCTGGAGTCTCCTCGTCGCAGCGCAAGGTCGGCACGCAGAAGTGGGTCGTGAACCCGGAGAGCCTCGCGTCCCTCGGCTCGCAGTCGAGCCTCGGAGTGCCGATCAACCCGGATGGGTCGTTCACCCTGGAGCTGACGGTCACGCCCGGCTACGCCGGTGAACCCGAGACGGGCAACTACGGCGTCTACACCTACCCGGGTTCCGGGGCCGCGTACGCGCCCTTCGAGACCTACACGCCGATCAGCTTCGCACCGACCCCTCAGGTCACCGTCTCGAAGACCGCGGGTCTGACCAGTGGAGAGACGATCACTGTCTCGGGCACGGGCTTCGACCCGCAGCCCCCCGCGACAACGGGCACCCGCCCGCCGCTGGCGAACCAGTTCGGTGGTGCGTACGTCGTGTTCGGCAAGTTCCCGGACAACTGGAAGCCGAGCGCTGGAGTCTCCTCGTCGCAGCGCAAGGTCGGCACCCAGAAGTGGGTGGTGAACCCCGAGAGCATCGCGTCCCTGGGCTCGCAGTCGAGCCTTGGCGTTCCGATCAACCCGGATGGCACGTTCACGCTCGAGCTCACCGTCTCACAGGGTTTCGCGGGGGAGCCTGAACTCGGCAACTACGGCATCTACACGTACCCGGGCAGCGGCGCGAGTTATGCACCGTTCGAGACGTACACCCCGATCAGCTTCGCGGTGTCCGCCACGACCATCGACCTCACCGCAGAACCCGCCGTCGGACTCGTCGACGGGCAGACGACGACGCTCACCGCCACGGTCAGTCCCGCCTCCGCTGCAGGAAGCGTCACCTTCTCGGACGGCACGACCGAGCTCGGCACCGTCGCGGTGGCGTCGGGTGTTGCATCCCTCGAAACTCCTGGCCTCTCGTCGGGAACGCACCAGTTCGAGGCCGTGTTCACGCCCACCAACCCGCTCGCCTTCACCGGGTCGACCGGTGAACTTGTCGTCGACGTCGCGTCGCCGAACCTCTCGAACCCGCTGACGTGGGGCGTCAAGCAGAGCTTCCGCGAGTACGTCGAGGGGCCCATCGCGCACGGCACCATCACGACGGCGGGCGCGGGTCGCGAGGGCGGACGATTCGTCTTCGGCAGCAGCGCAGGCGGAACCTTCGACGGCGCGACGGGCACGGGCACCGCGAAGTACGCGGGAAGCGTGCGCTTCCAGGGTCACGGCGGCATTCTCGACCTGACCCTCTCCGACCCGATCGTGGATGTCACGTCCGCAAGCTCCGCCGTGCTCCTCGTGAGCATCGACGGTGAACCGCACGTGCCGTTTGCCAACCTCAACCTCGCGGCGGGCACGCGGAGCACCACGAGCAGCACGCTCACGTGGGCCGGGGTTCCGGCATCCCTCACCGAACAGGGGGCGGGCGCGTTCTCTCTCGGCGGCAGCCCGTTCTACGAGGTCGGGAGCGCGCTCGACCCCGTCACGTTCGTGATCTCGGCCGTCGTGCCGGATCCGCCGAAGGCGACGACTCTCTCCCTCGCTGCGTCGCCCTCGACAGCGGTCTCGGGTGCGACCGTCACGCTCACCGCGACCGTGGCGCCCGCGAATTCCGGCACCGTGCGGTTCTACTCCGGCTCGGCCCTGCTCGGGAGCCGTAGCGTCACCTCCTCGGCCACGGCGAGCCTGTCGTTCACGGCGGGAGCCGTTGGTACCACCACGCTGCGCGCGGAGTTCGCTCCCGCGTCGACGGCGTACCTCCCGTCGACGGCCTCGGTCGAGTACACGATCACGGCGCCCCCGCCTCCGACCGTGGCATCCGGTGCCCTGCGCTGGGGTGTGAAGGACTCGTTCCGCAGCTACATCACGGGCGGCATCGCGAAGGGGTCGATCACCACGAGCGGCGCTGGCTTCGAGGGCGGTGAGTTCGTGTTCGGCCAGTCGACCGGCGGCACCTTCAGCGCCGAGACGGGCGTCGGAACCTCGAACTACTCCGGTTCCGTTCGGTTCTCGGGGCATGACGGCCTGCTCGAGCTCGCCCTGTCGAACCCGATCGTGCGGGTGGACTCCGCATCCTCCGGCGTGCTGTTGGTCTCGGTGAACGGCTCCGCTCCGGTGGCCTTCGCAACGCTCGACCTCAGTGCTGGCGTCCGCAGCACTCCGGGCAACGCGGTGGCGTGGTCCGGTGTTCCGGCAACGCTGACTGCAGCCGGGTCGTCCGCCTTCTCGTACCAGGGCTCCACCTTCTACGCTCCCGGCACGCAGCTCGACCCGGTCACCTTCATCGTCGGTGCGCCGAGCAGCGCGGGCACGAGTGGCGGCAGTGGCGCGACGATCGCGGCCTACGCGGGGGAGCGGCAGCCCGCATCCACGCCGCCAGCGACCGACGGTCTCACCGTGCTGAACGCCGAGAAGCTCGTGGCCGGTGGCGAGATCACCGTGAGCGGCAAGGGCTTCGAGTCCAATGAGGAGGAGATTCTTGTGGTGATCTACTCCGAGCCGCTCGTGCTCGCGCGGGATGCCTCGGCCGATGCCAACGGACTCGCGACGTGGACCGGTCGCCTGCCCGGCGACCTGACGGGCAAGCACACGATCACCCTTCAGGGCAGCATCAACCTGGGTGCCGAGATCGAGATCGCTCCGCGCATCACGGCGGCGGCAGCGGGATGCGCCGTGTCCGACGCCCAGCTCTCGTGGGGGTTCAAGGAGTCGTTCCGCAGCTACATCAGCGGATCGATCGCGAACGGCGAATGGACCGTTGCCGGCGGAGCCACGTACGAGACGCCGCTGTTCGGCTGGAGCGACGGTGACGGCTCGTACGATGCCGAGACCGCCGAGGGCACGGTGACGTTCCCGGGTTCCATCACGTTCACCGGCCACGGCGGCATCCTCAACACCACGGTGTCGAACCCGACTCTGCAGTTCGTGGATGCGACCACCGCCATCCTGTTGCTCGACGTGTCGGGAACCACGCAGGAGGGTGAGCCCGTCGACGAACCCGCCGTGGAGTTCGTGGAGCTCGACCTCAGCGGCACCTCGGTGCTCGCCGACGACATCCTCACGATCACCGACGCACCAGCGGTGCTCCTCCCCGCGGGCGCCGCAGCCTTCGGCACCTACGAGACGGGCGAGGAGTTCGACCCCGTGAGCGTGCAGTTCGCGCTCGATCCTGAGTGCGCATCGGCAGCACCGACCCCCGAGGCTGAAGCAACCGCGGGCGGCCAGCCGCCCGTGTCGACGGATGCCACGGCGCCCTGGTGGGTCTGGGTGCTCGGTGCACTCCTCATCCTCGCCATCATCGCCGCGGTGATCGCGATCGTGCTGGGTCGCCGCCGCCGGGCGTAA
- a CDS encoding ABC transporter substrate-binding protein yields MLRKTVPTLALGVVALVALAGCAASAPTPQQTPTVTGDPSVPLAQLDILDDPRSYEGPSTAVLETEAVVAGATPEQELPASVVSHDLGGDTDVTVDSTDRIIAMDIAGSIASTLVALGLGDNLVGRDISTTVPELADLPVITSSGHTVNNEAILALRPDVLITDGTVGPIDVVLQLREAGVDVVFVQNTPSLDGIGELARQVGAAVGAPAAGEALAASLDAEVQAKVDEIAAVLPDGEPVRMLFLYLRGNSGIYYLFGPESGADVLIESLGGVDVAAELGLVGERPMTDEAMVSANPDLILVMTDGLASVGGVDSLLASKPAIALTSAGQHKRFVDMADGDILSFGPRTPAVLDALARAIYAPGQ; encoded by the coding sequence GTGCTGCGTAAGACCGTGCCCACCCTCGCGCTCGGAGTAGTCGCTCTTGTCGCGCTCGCGGGATGCGCGGCGTCCGCCCCGACCCCGCAGCAGACGCCGACGGTGACCGGCGACCCCTCGGTGCCGCTCGCGCAGCTCGACATCCTCGACGACCCCAGGTCGTACGAGGGTCCGTCCACTGCGGTGCTCGAGACGGAGGCCGTGGTGGCCGGGGCCACTCCGGAGCAGGAGCTGCCGGCATCCGTCGTCTCTCACGACCTGGGCGGCGACACGGATGTCACGGTCGACTCCACTGACCGCATCATCGCCATGGACATCGCGGGCTCGATCGCGTCGACGCTCGTCGCGCTCGGTCTCGGCGACAACCTCGTCGGCCGCGACATCTCGACGACCGTGCCAGAGCTCGCCGACCTCCCCGTGATCACCTCGAGCGGTCACACCGTCAACAATGAGGCGATTCTCGCCCTGCGACCCGACGTGCTCATCACGGATGGCACGGTCGGCCCGATCGACGTGGTGCTCCAGCTGCGCGAGGCGGGCGTGGACGTCGTGTTCGTGCAGAACACGCCGAGCCTCGACGGCATCGGCGAGCTCGCGCGTCAGGTGGGCGCCGCGGTGGGTGCGCCCGCCGCGGGCGAGGCACTCGCGGCATCCCTCGACGCGGAGGTGCAGGCCAAGGTCGACGAGATCGCCGCGGTCCTTCCGGATGGCGAGCCCGTGCGGATGCTGTTCCTCTACCTGCGCGGCAACTCCGGCATCTACTACCTCTTCGGCCCGGAGTCTGGTGCCGACGTGCTCATCGAGTCGCTGGGCGGGGTGGATGTCGCGGCCGAGCTCGGTCTCGTCGGCGAGCGCCCCATGACCGATGAGGCCATGGTGTCCGCCAATCCCGACCTGATCCTCGTCATGACCGACGGCCTGGCGAGCGTCGGCGGGGTCGACTCCCTGCTCGCGTCGAAGCCCGCCATCGCGCTCACCTCCGCCGGGCAGCACAAGCGTTTCGTGGACATGGCGGACGGTGACATCCTGAGCTTCGGGCCGCGCACCCCCGCCGTGCTCGACGCCCTCGCCCGCGCCATCTACGCGCCCGGGCAGTAA
- a CDS encoding DUF3263 domain-containing protein — translation MVAQPQYSSSPGDDLPEREQRILAFERQWWRHVGAKEDAIRSEFGLSAARYYQLLNAVIDLPAAVRHDPMLVRRLLRARDARTSARAAREFRTLPHDQESND, via the coding sequence ATGGTCGCGCAACCGCAGTACTCGAGCTCCCCGGGTGACGATCTCCCGGAGCGCGAGCAGCGAATCCTCGCCTTCGAACGCCAGTGGTGGCGCCACGTGGGCGCCAAGGAGGACGCGATCCGCTCGGAGTTCGGACTCAGCGCAGCCCGCTATTATCAACTGCTGAACGCCGTGATCGACCTGCCCGCTGCCGTGCGCCACGATCCCATGCTGGTCAGGAGACTGCTCAGGGCCCGGGATGCTCGAACGAGTGCCCGCGCCGCCAGAGAGTTCAGGACTCTTCCCCACGACCAGGAATCGAACGACTAG
- a CDS encoding LytR C-terminal domain-containing protein translates to MASYPKDRFDQLPEDLARVGAHRAPARRGRGWIIFAWAALATGILVFGGLFGISRILDIDLGLGLVAGEESTPTPTPTPTPTMDAVTDPSTIDPARAFTITVLNGSPIVGAQNTIGDQLAGAGWPVGTRSNASTSDLETTHVYYSNPEDEGIARGLVAALGFGEIELVPAESFPGAPITIVVGADFQPASTEG, encoded by the coding sequence ATGGCCTCATACCCCAAGGATCGCTTCGACCAGCTTCCCGAAGATCTCGCCCGTGTCGGCGCGCACCGTGCACCGGCTCGTCGGGGTCGCGGCTGGATCATCTTCGCGTGGGCGGCCCTCGCCACGGGCATCCTCGTCTTCGGCGGTCTCTTCGGCATCAGCCGCATCCTTGACATCGACCTCGGGCTTGGCCTCGTCGCCGGTGAGGAATCGACCCCGACGCCCACGCCGACGCCCACCCCGACGATGGATGCCGTGACCGATCCCTCCACGATCGACCCGGCCCGCGCGTTCACCATCACCGTCCTCAACGGCTCACCGATCGTGGGAGCACAGAACACCATCGGCGACCAGCTCGCCGGAGCAGGCTGGCCGGTCGGCACGCGCTCGAACGCGAGCACGAGCGACCTCGAGACAACCCACGTGTACTACAGCAACCCCGAGGACGAGGGCATTGCCCGCGGCCTCGTGGCGGCGCTCGGCTTCGGCGAGATCGAGCTCGTCCCCGCCGAATCGTTCCCCGGTGCGCCCATCACCATCGTCGTCGGCGCCGACTTCCAGCCCGCCTCCACCGAGGGCTGA
- a CDS encoding cold-shock protein, producing MANGTVKWFNAEKGYGFITMDEGGQDVFVHYSAIDMAGYKVLEEGQAVVFEVGTGSKGPQAESVKLA from the coding sequence ATGGCGAACGGGACCGTCAAGTGGTTCAACGCTGAAAAGGGCTACGGATTCATCACAATGGACGAGGGTGGCCAGGACGTCTTCGTCCACTACTCGGCGATCGACATGGCCGGCTACAAGGTCCTCGAGGAGGGCCAGGCGGTCGTCTTCGAGGTCGGCACCGGCTCGAAGGGCCCGCAGGCCGAATCGGTCAAGCTGGCCTAG